The Theileria annulata chromosome 2, complete sequence, *** SEQUENCING IN PROGRESS *** genomic sequence TTTGTAATATCAGAATGTCTAGTAATTTAAATAGCACGGAAGCTATTTCCAGTAAAATGGAAAAGTTTAGCATTAATAGCCCAAAGGACCAgactaattttatactcCAAATAGTGGAAGATGATATCAAATCAGGAAAACATAAGGAAATTGTGACACGTTTCCCACCAGAACCAAACGGATTTTTGCACATTGGACATGCAAAGTctatttgtttaaattttgaacTACCAAAAAAGTTCGGTGGAAGAACTCACCTAAGATTTGACGATACAAACCCAATGAGCGAAGAAGTAATGTACATCGAGTCGATAAAAAATGATGTAAAATGGCTTGGTTATGATTGGGGAGAACATTTATACTATGCATCAAATTACTTTGATAAACTGTACGAGTGGGCGTTGGTGTTGATAAGAAAAGGACTAGCATATGTAGATGACCAGTCAGTAGAAGAAATAAGAGAATCCAGAGGCTCATTAACAGTACCAGGAACAGACTCACCATATAGAAATAGAACAGTTGAGGAGAACTTGGAGCTGTTTGAAAAGATGAAAAATGGAGAATTCCCAGATGGAAAATGCGTTTTAAGAGCGAAAATTGATATGAAATCAAgtaatatgaatatgaGAGACCCAATTATGTACCGTATAATTAGGACTGAACACCCAAATACAGGCAATAAATGGATTATATATCCAATGTACGACTTTGTACACGGACAATCTGACAGCATTGAATGTATAACTCATTCGATTTGTACCACTGAGTTTGAGTTACACAGGCCACTGTATGACTGGTTTCAGGAACAACTGGGAATTCTCAAAACAAGACAAATTGAGTTTGCAAGGCTTAATCTTTCATATTGCGTTATGAGTAAAAggtaattttacattattttatgttGGTTAGGCTCTTGTTACACTTGGTGAATAGTAAAATTGTTTCCGGGTGGGATGACCCGAGAATGCCAACAATTTCAGGCCTTAGAAGAAGAGGATGCACTCCGGAGTCAATTAGGAACTTTTGTAACAAGATTGGAGTAGCTAAAAGGGAAAATATGATCCAAATTGAGCTCCTGGAAAACTGCATCAGGTATGTTAATTGAGTTTTATAGTGCTTTAGAGAGGATTTGAACAAGGTTTCGACCAGATTTTTCGCAGTTCTTGATCCTCTTTTGgttgaaattgaaaatgtGGACGAGTCATTTAGTGAAACAGTTGAAGTTCCATGCAATAACCCAAATTATAACCGGAAGGTAATTGTATAACATTAATCTTTAATTATAGTTAACATTTTCAAAGCGGATTTATGTTGATCGGAAAGACTTTTCAGAGTCACCTTCAGCAGATTTTTACCGATTGTACGAAGGAAATGAAGTCAGACTTTTTTATACTTATTGGATCAAATGCGTCAAGGttctaattaaaataacattagtttaatttaatatttataactttaaacataaatataaatattgtcAATGTAAATATTGTATAGGTAGTGAAGAATGGAGAAGTTGTGGAGAAATTAGTGTGTGAATATGATCCAAAGACGAAGGGTGGGAAACTGGAAGATAAAAGTAGGAAAGTAAAGGCGACAATACACTGGCTAGGATCAAATGACTGGTCGGCTGCGACCTTTAGATGGTATTCAAGGCTGTTTACAAAGCCTGACCCAAAGGAAGGAACTGAAGGTGAATTCGGGTGGTTagaaaatgttaataagGAATCACTTAAAGTATACAAAGGAATGGTTGAAAAGACTGCAACGCTACTGAAGGTTGGAGAACCGATTCAATTTGAGAGGACGGGGTATTTTACGAAGGATCCAGACAGTACAGATAATGaacatatttttaactTAACGATATCACTTGTGGATTCCTTTGCTAGTAACAAGGAATCCCAACTTCATAAAGAGTTGGAGAAAAAGAAGAGATTGGAGGCAATGGAAGCCAGGAAGGCCAAAAAAGGCTCACCAAAATCTTGAATTAAATACTTACACTATAATGtacaatatatttattaatgtgtTATTTTGAAATATGTGATGTATTAGTTGTGTGGCCAGAGTAacacattaaattattagtatatatttacaatGGCGAATCTTAAGAAAAATTGCGGTTGTATTTTCAAAAAACttttagttttttataACACTTTGGTGTTATTCGCATGGTTGTACGTAGAAGCCTTAATGGCTTACCACCTGTACAGCCAAACTAGAAAAGGCTTAAAATTTGACTTCGGACTACTACACAAAGTTGATATGTGGAACTTTGTAGGCTATGCAGTCAAAACCGCAACTCTTCTAAACTCacttaatattttatactttttaGGTAAATTCTCACACATCATTTCGTTTCAGACCGTAAATCTTCCAaaagtttatttttatctgAGCTGTACCATCATTTAAAGGGCTTTCTGATGTATTATGTAACTTTCAAGCTATTAAAGGGGCACGATAACTATCGCTGGGCAACTGTAAACTTATCAATTTGGACTCTTTTGAATTTAATGGAGACTCTCACCAGGTACAATTCCTTTACAGAGAACAAGAATGAGTTCCTAGAATGGATTTACTACAAGCGTAtgttttcatttttatatttttgttcaGTGTTCATGTTTCTCTATCCTCTCCAATCAGTTTCTGAGGTTTTACTTCTCAATTcatctttaaaatttcttaAGCACACCGACAGGTTCAAAACATTCCCTTCGCCCATGCCTAATCGTTACAACTTTAGCTTTAATCTTCAgattttatacaaattgCTACCGCTCCCGATGTCCCTAACTTCCACCGTTGTATACTTCAAGAAATTcaaatataactaattcCACCAATATACTCCTACTAATATACTATCATCATCTATGTGTtagtattatatattcatgagttgaaaaattaactaCTATGAATCAGTGACTagaattataatattaacaacGCTAATTGTTAGTGTTGATCCAGTCAAAGTGTTTGCTGAGGTGAGTGTTGAATGCAGTGTCAAGGTTGAACTTGTCGAAGTCGGAGAAGTCAGGTTGATTTTCCTCCCTAAACTCGCTTCCAACCTCTGGAACAGACTCTGATTCTTCCACTTGGTTATTTTCAGTATTTTTACACTCTTCAGTGCTAGAATCAACTGCATTAGGTTCTTGAGTATCAGGATCTTCAGTGCTAGAGTCAACAACTGCATTAGGATCCATCACCTCATTAGGGTCATTAGCTGCATTAAGTTTTTCGGTTTTAGCTTCTTCAACTGCATTAGGTTGTTCAGTGTTAGAATCTTCAACAGTTTTAGGCCCTTCAACTACATTAAGTTCAACAGTTCCAAGTTCATCAACTGAATTAGAATCCTCAACTGCTTTAGGGTCTTCAACTGGGATTTGTTCTCCATTATTAGAGTCAATACTGTCATAAGGTTGACAAGTGTTAGAGATGGATTCCAAAGAATCTGAAGAAGACTGCTCAAGAAGAAGATTAAACTCAGTGGAGGTAGAAGATGTAATGTTAGTTTCATTCTCAAAGAGATGAGGTTTGAGGTCAACTGCATTGGTCTGATCCTGAGCATTAAAGTCAAAGACTTTAGGCTGGTTGAAGAACCATTCAAAGTCCTTATGGTCGACAGAGTCGAGCTTGGTGAGATTATCAATGTTGTTGTCATTTTCGACTAGGAACTGGAGCTCGTCAATTAGTTTAGAAAACTCCAAAGTGTTAGCATTATTGTAGAGGTTTAGTGTCTCGAGTTTTGAGAAGAAAGTGTCGCAAAACTCAGGGTCGTTCATGAAGTTGTTTAGAATGTCATCTATGATGGCGTTTTTGTCGAGGCGGTTATAGCCCGGGAACTCATTTTGGGGATTAGTTTGACTAATCTTTTGAGCAGAAAGAATGGAGGTGATTTCGTCAATTGTTGGAGCCCGTTTCTCAGAAACATAGCGGGAGGATTTTAGAGGAGAAGCGGCCTTCGGTGAGGGATATCCGGGTCTGTAATCGTATTCATCGACAAGTTCGCCTGAAGGGCTTTGGAACATCAAGGGAGTGTTGAAGATAACTTCCTCGCGGTCTAAGCATGATGAATCAGAGCCATGATAAAACTTAAGAGGTAGTAAATCAGTGTTAGTTCTGGTATTCTGATCCCTCTTTATATAGATTTGTGATTGGTACTGGCAATTTTCAGGCTCATTTTGTGGTTGTGTTTCATGTTTGGAAGTGTTTGAAgcattattttttgtattaagcttattatttgaaataaCCTTTTCAAGCTTGGCACGGTAATGATTGTCGTCTCGTGCCTTTTGGAATATTTCGCAAAGCCTTTTCACTCTGcctttaatattatagtcCTCGGTTGTGTAGGTAAATTTCGGCTTTGAAGGTTCAGGGGAAACTCCCTAAAGAACAACGTGAAAACtaagtaaaattaaacttacacatttattatcaagTTTATTGTTGTTATCTGTTGGTTTATTGTTAGAATTTGAGGATTTGGTTTTGGAATTTTGGTTTTGTGTTAAAGGTGTCCTATGCTGAGATACTTCATATGTATTTTTTTTGCTGTAATATTGATAGAAGGCGTCAAAAGATCTGAATTTCAGCGGCTGGGGTGAGCTCCGCCCATTTGGAGAGTTTTTAATCTGGTTGGTTCTCGACATCTTTGGCGAAGTGGATTCCATTATAATGCCAGATGTGTTAGAAG encodes the following:
- a CDS encoding uncharacterized protein (chr2.cand.167 - hypothetical protein); the encoded protein is MDSSNTSGIIMESTSPKMSRTNQIKNSPNGRSSPQPLKFRSFDAFYQYYSKKNTYEVSQHRTPLTQNQNSKTKSSNSNNKPTDNNNKLDNKCGVSPEPSKPKFTYTTEDYNIKGRVKRLCEIFQKARDDNHYRAKLEKVISNNKLNTKNNASNTSKHETQPQNEPENCQYQSQIYIKRDQNTRTNTDLLPLKFYHGSDSSCLDREEVIFNTPLMFQSPSGELVDEYDYRPGYPSPKAASPLKSSRYVSEKRAPTIDEITSILSAQKISQTNPQNEFPGYNRLDKNAIIDDILNNFMNDPEFCDTFFSKLETLNLYNNANTLEFSKLIDELQFLVENDNNIDNLTKLDSVDHKDFEWFFNQPKVFDFNAQDQTNAVDLKPHLFENETNITSSTSTEFNLLLEQSSSDSLESISNTCQPYDSIDSNNGEQIPVEDPKAVEDSNSVDELGTVELNVVEGPKTVEDSNTEQPNAVEEAKTEKLNAANDPNEVMDPNAVVDSSTEDPDTQEPNAVDSSTEECKNTENNQVEESESVPEVGSEFREENQPDFSDFDKFNLDTAFNTHLSKHFDWINTNN
- a CDS encoding glutaminyl-trna synthetase, putative (possible signal peptide present;~all_bases.cand.1525 - PF00749 tRNA synthetases class I (E and Q), catalytic domain;~2 probable transmembrane helices predicted for TA12530 by TMHMM2.0 at aa 588-610 and 630-652), with translation MLIKVTSAIFNRIRICNIRMSSNLNSTEAISSKMEKFSINSPKDQTNFILQIVEDDIKSGKHKEIVTRFPPEPNGFLHIGHAKSICLNFELPKKFGGRTHLRFDDTNPMSEEVMYIESIKNDVKWLGYDWGEHLYYASNYFDKLYEWALVLIRKGLAYVDDQSVEEIRESRGSLTVPGTDSPYRNRTVEENLELFEKMKNGEFPDGKCVLRAKIDMKSSNMNMRDPIMYRIIRTEHPNTGNKWIIYPMYDFVHGQSDSIECITHSICTTEFELHRPLYDWFQEQLGILKTRQIEFARLNLSYCVMSKRLLLHLVNSKIVSGWDDPRMPTISGLRRRGCTPESIRNFCNKIGVAKRENMIQIELLENCIREDLNKVSTRFFAVLDPLLVEIENVDESFSETVEVPCNNPNYNRKLTFSKRIYVDRKDFSESPSADFYRLYEGNEVRLFYTYWIKCVKVVKNGEVVEKLVCEYDPKTKGGKLEDKSRKVKATIHWLGSNDWSAATFRWYSRLFTKPDPKEGTEGEFGWLENVNKESLKVYKGMVEKTATLLKVGEPIQFERTGYFTKDPDSTDNEHIFNLTISLVDSFAIFYNTLVLFAWLYVEALMAYHLYSQTRKGLKFDFGLLHKVDMWNFVGYAVKTATLLNSLNILYFLDRKSSKSLFLSELYHHLKGFLMYYVTFKLLKGHDNYRWATVNLSIWTLLNLMETLTRYNSFTENKNEFLEWIYYKLFMFLYPLQSVSEVLLLNSSLKFLKHTDRFKTFPSPMPNRYNFSFNLQILYKLLPLPMSLTSTVVYFKKFKYN